One region of Niallia sp. Man26 genomic DNA includes:
- a CDS encoding HU family DNA-binding protein, protein MNKTELINAVAEASELSKKDATKAVDAVFDTILNALKDGDKVQLIGFGNFEVRERAARKGRNPQTGEEIEIAASKVPAFKPGKALKDAVK, encoded by the coding sequence ATGAACAAGACAGAATTAATTAACGCAGTTGCAGAAGCAAGCGAATTGTCTAAAAAAGACGCTACTAAAGCAGTTGATGCTGTTTTTGATACAATCTTGAATGCTTTAAAAGATGGCGATAAAGTACAACTTATCGGTTTTGGTAACTTTGAGGTACGTGAGCGTGCTGCTCGTAAAGGTCGCAACCCACAAACTGGTGAAGAAATCGAAATCGCAGCAAGCAAAGTTCCTGCTTTTAAACCAGGTAAAGCACTTAAAGACGCAGTGAAGTAA